GGATAAAATAGCCTAGATTAAACCCCTTTTGATGAATGTAGGATGAAATATGAAAGAAATTAGCCAATACAACCGAGAGCATGTGATGTTCAATGCGTCGCCGAAGAAGGTATTGTATGACGGTTTTTTCAAAATTGAAGAATATGTGTTTGAGCATGCATTGTTCGAAGGTGGGATAAGTGAGCCAATACGTCGAGAAATACTTGAGCGAGGTCATGCAGTTGCAGTATTGCCATATGATCCTATCAGCGATCAGGTTCTATTGATTGAGCAAATAAGAGTAGGTGCTTTGGCAACAAAAGAGTCACCTTGGTTGTTAGAGTGTATAGCTGGAATGGCCGAAGGGAGCGAAGATTTAGAAGCTGTTGCTAGAAAAGAAGCACAAGAAGAGGCGGGATTAGAACTCGGCGAATTACACTATATGCGTTCATATTTATCTAGTCCTGGTGGTACTACGGAGCGCCTATACTTATATCTTGCACAAGTGGATTTGCGAGACTATCAAGGGGGCACATTTGGCTTGCCCGAAGAAGGGGAAGATATTAAAGCCCATGTAATGTCATATGATGAGGCGATGTGTAGGTTAGAATCAGAGGAAATAGATAACGCTGCGACAG
This genomic window from Pseudoalteromonas luteoviolacea contains:
- a CDS encoding NUDIX domain-containing protein; the encoded protein is MKEISQYNREHVMFNASPKKVLYDGFFKIEEYVFEHALFEGGISEPIRREILERGHAVAVLPYDPISDQVLLIEQIRVGALATKESPWLLECIAGMAEGSEDLEAVARKEAQEEAGLELGELHYMRSYLSSPGGTTERLYLYLAQVDLRDYQGGTFGLPEEGEDIKAHVMSYDEAMCRLESEEIDNAATVISLQWLALNKSKLSFK